From a single Streptomyces rubradiris genomic region:
- a CDS encoding ABC transporter permease has product MAAVSMTQVFRRDRVGTVSLAVVGFFVLLAVTAPLITALYGKNPTEHYGQNETGLLSPEGLPVLPNGGISAEHWFGIEPGLGRDVFAQLLHGIRTSLLIAFASAAVIAVVGVVAGVTAGYLSGLADRAFTFVCNVLLAFPALLFLLTLGPVVQTRFVGPDESEPAWMQFTVLILVFSAFGWVPLAMVLRTVVRSLREREFVEAARALGASRRHLVFRELLPNVWAPVLVHITLAVPAIVTTEAALSFLGVGINEPIPDWGRMISRGSEVFYDDPTYMVFPGVSLLVFVLAFNLLGDAVRDALDPHTVR; this is encoded by the coding sequence ATGGCAGCGGTATCGATGACACAGGTGTTCCGGCGCGACCGAGTCGGGACCGTCTCGCTCGCCGTCGTCGGGTTCTTCGTACTCCTCGCCGTCACCGCGCCGCTGATCACCGCCCTCTACGGCAAGAACCCCACCGAGCACTACGGGCAGAACGAGACCGGCCTGCTCAGCCCGGAGGGCCTGCCCGTACTGCCCAACGGGGGCATCTCCGCCGAGCACTGGTTCGGCATCGAGCCCGGTCTCGGCCGTGACGTCTTCGCCCAACTCCTCCACGGCATCCGCACCTCGCTGCTGATCGCCTTCGCCTCGGCCGCCGTCATCGCCGTCGTCGGTGTGGTGGCCGGGGTGACCGCGGGCTACCTCAGCGGCCTGGCCGACCGGGCGTTCACCTTCGTCTGCAACGTCCTGCTCGCCTTCCCGGCCCTGCTGTTCCTGCTCACCCTGGGCCCGGTCGTCCAGACCCGCTTCGTGGGTCCCGACGAGAGCGAACCCGCCTGGATGCAGTTCACCGTCCTCATCCTGGTCTTCTCCGCCTTCGGCTGGGTGCCGCTCGCGATGGTGCTGCGCACCGTCGTACGGTCCCTGCGCGAACGGGAGTTCGTCGAGGCGGCACGGGCCCTCGGTGCGAGCCGGCGGCACCTCGTCTTCCGGGAACTGCTGCCGAACGTCTGGGCGCCGGTGCTGGTGCACATCACCCTCGCCGTGCCCGCCATCGTCACCACCGAGGCCGCGCTGTCCTTCCTGGGCGTCGGCATCAACGAGCCCATCCCCGACTGGGGCCGCATGATCTCCCGGGGCTCCGAGGTCTTCTACGACGACCCCACCTACATGGTGTTCCCCGGCGTCTCGCTCCTCGTCTTCGTCCTCGCCTTCAACCTCCTCGGCGACGCCGTGCGGGACGCGCTCGACCCGCACACCGTCCGCTGA
- a CDS encoding ABC transporter substrate-binding protein, with translation MPTVTPRATAVPALATAAALLLCSCSAGAGTDTRDNSTAAKSGRRLTATLGTAADSKGPAPKIPGAREGGTLTIANTADYTHLDPQKIYAGEAYSTSLLWGRQLTQYQVIDGRPRLVGDLATDTGTSSDNGRTWTYHLKDGIAWEDGKPVTAQQVKYGIERTFAPGFEAGPTYWPEWLTGSKDRTEAVKKYGGPKKDGDLEAIETPDDKTIVFHFPEPQSDVPYMAAQSSSSPVREDKDTGTGYDVKPFATGPYRIVEHKQNKSLTLERNPHWKPATDPIRHAYPDRFEFTFGKAVLNTAQEVFNGQGTGPTTLTTKNTLPPELISTVERDPVKRTLVVSGSQGAYTSDLYIKNDRVTDPEVRKAIHYVFPRQQARQVLGGQYAGDFATTLSSPAVVGWKKYDLYPVAPTGDIAKAREHLAKAKTKVTKLTYAYPVYSPQDDQVAQVLADAFAKIGIELVVKGLQPAAFNAQVFRNDAPYDLWLSTNSVDWPTPSTLLPDSFESHLDPLSNSIRYANPRVDAELARIAKIGDARKKAAELIDLEQTIMKDVPVVPFLYTSVSQFRGKDIGGAAIHPIYGATAAVDLYLKNA, from the coding sequence ATGCCCACTGTCACCCCGCGCGCCACGGCCGTCCCGGCTCTCGCCACCGCCGCCGCCCTGCTGCTGTGCTCGTGCTCCGCGGGGGCGGGCACGGACACGCGCGACAACAGCACCGCCGCCAAGAGCGGCCGGCGGCTGACCGCCACCCTCGGCACCGCCGCGGACAGCAAGGGCCCCGCCCCGAAGATCCCCGGCGCCCGCGAGGGCGGCACCCTCACCATCGCCAACACGGCCGACTACACCCACCTGGACCCGCAGAAGATCTACGCCGGCGAGGCGTACAGCACCTCGCTGCTGTGGGGCAGGCAGCTGACGCAGTATCAGGTGATCGACGGCAGGCCCAGACTGGTCGGTGACCTCGCCACCGACACCGGCACGTCCTCCGACAACGGCCGGACCTGGACGTACCACCTGAAGGACGGCATCGCCTGGGAAGACGGCAAACCCGTCACCGCACAGCAGGTCAAGTACGGCATCGAGCGCACCTTCGCCCCCGGCTTCGAGGCCGGCCCCACCTACTGGCCCGAGTGGCTCACCGGCTCCAAGGACCGCACCGAGGCGGTGAAGAAGTACGGCGGGCCCAAGAAGGACGGCGACCTGGAGGCCATCGAAACACCCGACGACAAGACGATCGTCTTCCACTTCCCCGAGCCGCAGTCCGACGTGCCGTACATGGCCGCCCAGTCCTCCTCCTCGCCGGTCCGCGAGGACAAGGACACGGGCACCGGCTACGACGTGAAGCCCTTCGCCACCGGGCCGTACCGGATCGTCGAGCACAAGCAGAACAAGAGCCTCACCCTGGAGCGCAATCCGCACTGGAAGCCGGCCACCGACCCGATCCGGCACGCCTACCCGGACCGCTTCGAGTTCACCTTCGGCAAGGCCGTCCTCAACACCGCCCAGGAGGTGTTCAACGGCCAGGGCACCGGCCCGACCACCCTCACCACCAAGAACACGCTGCCGCCGGAACTGATCTCGACGGTCGAACGCGACCCCGTCAAGCGGACGTTGGTCGTCTCCGGCAGCCAGGGCGCCTACACCTCGGACCTGTACATCAAGAACGACCGGGTCACCGACCCCGAGGTCCGCAAGGCCATCCACTACGTCTTCCCCCGACAGCAGGCCCGCCAGGTCCTCGGCGGCCAGTACGCCGGCGACTTCGCGACCACCCTGTCCTCACCGGCCGTCGTGGGCTGGAAGAAGTACGACCTCTACCCCGTCGCGCCCACCGGGGACATCGCCAAGGCCAGGGAACACCTGGCCAAGGCGAAGACGAAGGTCACCAAGCTGACGTACGCGTACCCCGTCTACAGCCCGCAGGACGACCAGGTCGCGCAGGTCCTCGCCGACGCCTTCGCCAAGATCGGCATCGAGCTGGTGGTCAAGGGCCTCCAGCCGGCCGCGTTCAACGCCCAGGTGTTCCGCAACGACGCCCCGTACGACCTGTGGCTGTCCACCAACTCCGTGGACTGGCCCACCCCCTCGACCCTGCTCCCCGACAGCTTCGAGAGCCACCTCGACCCGCTGTCCAACTCCATCCGCTACGCCAATCCGCGGGTGGACGCGGAGCTGGCCCGGATCGCGAAGATCGGTGACGCGCGGAAGAAGGCCGCGGAACTCATCGACCTGGAGCAGACCATCATGAAGGACGTCCCCGTGGTGCCCTTCCTCTACACCAGCGTCTCCCAGTTCCGCGGCAAGGACATCGGCGGCGCCGCCATCCACCCGATCTACGGCGCCACGGCCGCGGTCGACCTGTACCTCAAGAACGCCTGA
- a CDS encoding ABC transporter permease — MTRYLLKRAAQAVAVLLAITALAFALFYAAPSDPALIACGPKCDTAQVDAVRASMGLDRPLLAQFLDYVGGIVTGRTIADVDGTPIPCPAPCLGYSYTLHQPVLAAIADRLPVTVSLAAGALTVILVLGVGSGLAAALRRGRATDRLLSGFSLLGASVQIYFLGYVLQFLLVYSTGLFPLPRYVPFAGHPAQWALGLLLPWLVLGFVNAAVFARLTRSQLLETMHHGYVRTARAKGLGTLRTHLKYTARGAAGPLVQLLGLEVGALFGGAFITETVFGLGGVGKLAVDAVNGNDLPTVVGTVLLAAFFVVVFVAVADVVVAWLDPRVRLA, encoded by the coding sequence ATGACCCGATACCTCCTCAAGAGGGCCGCGCAGGCCGTGGCGGTGCTCCTCGCGATCACCGCCCTGGCCTTCGCGCTCTTCTACGCCGCCCCCTCCGACCCGGCGCTGATCGCCTGCGGCCCCAAGTGCGACACCGCGCAGGTCGACGCGGTCCGCGCGAGCATGGGGCTCGACCGGCCGCTCCTCGCCCAGTTCCTCGACTACGTCGGCGGCATCGTCACCGGCCGCACCATCGCGGACGTCGACGGCACCCCGATCCCCTGCCCGGCCCCCTGCCTCGGCTACTCCTACACCCTCCACCAGCCCGTGCTCGCCGCCATCGCCGACCGCCTGCCGGTGACCGTCTCGCTCGCGGCCGGCGCGCTGACGGTGATCCTCGTCCTCGGCGTCGGCTCGGGCCTGGCGGCGGCACTGCGCCGGGGCCGGGCGACGGACCGCCTGCTGTCCGGCTTCAGCCTGCTGGGCGCGAGCGTCCAGATCTACTTCCTCGGCTACGTGCTCCAGTTCCTGCTCGTCTACTCCACGGGCCTGTTCCCGCTCCCCCGCTACGTCCCCTTCGCCGGCCACCCCGCCCAGTGGGCCCTGGGCCTGCTCCTGCCGTGGCTGGTCCTCGGCTTCGTCAACGCCGCCGTCTTCGCCCGCCTCACCCGCTCACAACTGCTGGAGACCATGCACCACGGCTATGTGCGCACGGCCCGCGCGAAAGGACTGGGCACCCTGCGCACCCATCTGAAGTACACCGCGCGCGGAGCGGCCGGCCCGCTGGTGCAGCTGCTCGGCCTGGAGGTCGGGGCACTGTTCGGGGGTGCGTTCATCACGGAGACCGTGTTCGGTCTCGGCGGCGTCGGCAAGCTGGCCGTCGACGCGGTGAACGGCAACGACCTCCCCACGGTCGTCGGCACCGTGCTTCTGGCGGCGTTCTTCGTCGTCGTGTTCGTGGCCGTCGCCGACGTGGTGGTGGCCTGGCTCGATCCCCGAGTGAGGCTCGCATGA
- a CDS encoding dipeptide ABC transporter ATP-binding protein translates to MSRQPALRVRDLTVTFGTARGPVPAVRDISFDVAPGEVLGLVGESGSGKSTIGLAAMGLHDPAHTRVEGSVRLGGDGPELVGAPEPVLKRVRGAKAAMVFQDALDALSPYHTIGAQIAEAYRLHHPKAGRKAALQRAAAMLERVGIPAARASDHPHHLSGGMRQRVVIAMALVNDPDVLIADEPTTALDARVQRQVLDLIRDLQAETGTAMVLITHDVGVVAATCHRMLVLRAGEALEEGPTTRLLTSAAHPYTRALVQAAPTLRTPPGSRLPTVEDPEPKPRVPARPRTAPAPAGVLAELRDLRVLYPGRRRARPHTAVDGVSLHVSRGETLGLVGESGSGKSTIARVLAGLRRPTSGEVRFDGRDISGAATDTRLRRELSRDVQLVFQDPYASLNPRHTVEQIITTPLRVHTDLDAARRRERAAELLEQVGLSASHLSRHPHEFSGGQRQRIGIARALAVRPRLVIADEPVSALDVSVQAQVLNLLMDLREELGLSLLFISHDLAVVRHFCDRIAVLKEGELVEAGPRDTVFDTPSAPYTKELLAAVL, encoded by the coding sequence ATGAGCAGACAACCCGCTTTGCGCGTACGCGACTTGACGGTCACCTTCGGCACGGCACGCGGCCCGGTGCCGGCGGTCCGGGACATCTCCTTCGACGTGGCACCGGGCGAGGTGCTGGGACTCGTCGGCGAGTCCGGCTCGGGCAAGTCGACGATCGGCCTGGCGGCCATGGGCCTGCACGATCCGGCGCACACCCGTGTCGAGGGCAGCGTCCGGCTGGGCGGCGACGGACCGGAGTTGGTGGGAGCGCCGGAACCGGTCCTGAAGCGGGTCCGGGGCGCCAAGGCCGCGATGGTCTTCCAGGACGCCCTGGACGCGCTGTCGCCTTACCACACCATCGGCGCGCAGATCGCCGAGGCCTACCGCCTCCACCACCCGAAGGCGGGCCGCAAGGCGGCACTTCAGCGGGCGGCTGCGATGCTGGAGCGGGTGGGCATCCCGGCCGCCCGGGCCTCGGACCACCCCCACCACCTCTCCGGTGGCATGCGTCAACGGGTGGTCATTGCCATGGCGTTGGTCAACGACCCGGACGTGCTGATCGCCGACGAGCCGACCACGGCGCTCGACGCCAGGGTCCAGCGCCAGGTCCTGGACCTGATCCGCGACCTCCAGGCGGAGACCGGTACGGCCATGGTCCTCATCACCCACGACGTGGGCGTGGTGGCGGCGACGTGCCACCGCATGCTGGTGCTGCGCGCCGGCGAGGCCCTGGAGGAGGGACCCACGACACGCCTGCTGACCTCCGCCGCGCACCCCTACACCCGGGCCCTGGTCCAGGCGGCCCCCACCCTGCGCACCCCGCCCGGCAGCCGTCTGCCCACGGTCGAGGATCCGGAGCCGAAGCCCCGTGTGCCGGCCCGGCCGCGCACGGCGCCGGCCCCCGCCGGTGTGCTGGCCGAACTGCGCGACCTGCGCGTGCTCTACCCGGGCCGGCGCCGCGCCCGCCCGCACACCGCGGTCGACGGCGTGAGCCTGCACGTGAGCCGCGGCGAGACCCTGGGCCTGGTCGGCGAGTCCGGCTCGGGCAAGTCCACGATCGCGAGGGTCCTGGCCGGGCTGCGCCGCCCCACCAGCGGGGAGGTCCGCTTCGACGGCCGGGACATCTCCGGGGCGGCGACCGACACGCGGCTGCGCCGCGAGCTGAGCCGGGACGTCCAGCTGGTCTTCCAGGACCCGTACGCGTCGCTGAACCCGCGCCACACGGTGGAGCAGATCATCACGACACCACTGCGCGTCCACACCGACCTGGACGCGGCACGGCGCAGGGAGAGGGCGGCGGAACTCCTGGAGCAGGTGGGTCTGTCCGCGTCGCACCTCTCCCGCCACCCGCACGAGTTCTCCGGCGGCCAACGCCAGCGCATCGGCATCGCCCGCGCACTGGCCGTCCGGCCGCGCCTGGTCATCGCCGACGAGCCGGTCTCCGCGCTGGACGTCTCCGTCCAGGCGCAGGTCCTCAACCTCCTCATGGACCTGCGTGAGGAACTGGGCCTGTCGCTGCTCTTCATCTCCCACGACCTGGCGGTGGTACGGCACTTCTGCGACCGGATCGCGGTGCTCAAGGAGGGTGAACTGGTGGAGGCGGGACCCCGGGACACGGTCTTCGACACACCGAGTGCGCCCTACACGAAGGAGTTGCTGGCCGCCGTCCTGTGA
- a CDS encoding peptidase inhibitor family I36 protein has protein sequence MYRVTSLAIASLAVVAALGTAPAASATAPAPAGPSSAAAFRCDPGRFCIYSGWDGGGTRCQWSQERVANTADLCSFIRNGRNVLSVWNGTGHRVQYYTQTNFNNRVGSTAAGHGGNLMGTYQIRSFQRQ, from the coding sequence ATGTACCGTGTCACTTCGCTCGCCATCGCCTCCCTCGCCGTCGTCGCCGCGCTCGGCACGGCCCCGGCCGCGTCCGCCACCGCCCCGGCCCCGGCCGGCCCGAGCTCCGCCGCGGCTTTCCGCTGCGACCCGGGGCGCTTCTGCATCTACAGCGGCTGGGACGGCGGCGGCACCCGCTGCCAGTGGTCGCAGGAGAGGGTGGCGAACACCGCCGACCTGTGTTCCTTCATCCGCAACGGCAGGAACGTGCTGTCCGTGTGGAACGGAACCGGCCACCGCGTGCAGTACTACACGCAGACCAACTTCAACAACCGTGTCGGATCGACCGCCGCCGGCCACGGCGGAAACCTCATGGGCACCTACCAGATCCGCTCCTTCCAGAGGCAGTAG
- a CDS encoding glycosyl hydrolase family 18 protein, translated as MFHRRRPPLVPPRRVPSGGSPGPGVPRHGARSRRWVAALGALLLLPLALLAGLAAPAHAAGTLTATFTSQDNGSWWKGSYVVRNSGAAAVDGWTLEFDLPAGVSVTGHYNGDATVSGRHVTVKNAFYNAGVPAGGSTEPYSYWFIANGPIAAPTGCTVNGDKCDGTPDVPPTAPGTPRATAVTAHSVALSWAAAQGGDHPVASYEVLGGPDTVAATGTSATVTGLAPATSYTFTVRAKDRRGNVGPASAPVTVKTVDPATDPAPPTAPGRLRATGKTSSSVGLAWDKSTDNVAVAAYDVYRGGTLAKSVGADTTTATVDGLSPATAYTFTVKARDTADNTSPASSALTVTTDDVAGPGKQLKVGYFAQWGIYGRQYFVKNLDTSGAAAKLDVVNYAFENLDPVNLTCQAGVTKGVSANPQDPDEGTGAGDADADYARPMSAAQSVDGVADDGWAGLRGNLNQLKKLKAKYPKLKVVVSLGGWTYSKFFSDAAATQASREKFVKSCIDVWIKGDLPVYNGAGGPGTAAGIFDGIDIDWEWPGSEGHPGNHYGTQDKANLTALLAEFRKQLDALGGEHRLLTAFTPADPAKISAGWDLTRIFDSLDYANVQGYDFHGAGSDNSWEPGRAGHASNLYADAQDPYPFHFSVEDAVKVYLDAGVSPRKLTVGFPFYGRGWQGVTDGGAAGEWQDAGGAAPGQFDTEAGVRGYHNLITSFPAMTVRHDEQSVSTYGYTGPGGQWWSFDDAWSIGKKTAWIKSKGLLGGFVWEMSGDTPDGRLMTALDDGLR; from the coding sequence ATGTTCCACCGGCGCAGACCACCGCTCGTACCCCCTCGCCGCGTCCCGTCCGGAGGCAGCCCCGGGCCCGGTGTCCCGCGGCACGGAGCCAGGTCCCGGCGGTGGGTCGCCGCCCTGGGCGCCCTGCTGCTCCTGCCGCTCGCGCTGCTCGCCGGGCTCGCCGCGCCCGCCCACGCGGCCGGGACGCTGACGGCGACGTTCACCAGCCAGGACAACGGCTCCTGGTGGAAGGGCAGTTACGTCGTCCGCAACAGCGGCGCGGCCGCCGTCGACGGCTGGACCCTGGAGTTCGACCTGCCGGCCGGGGTCTCGGTCACCGGTCACTACAACGGCGACGCGACCGTCTCCGGCCGGCACGTGACCGTGAAGAACGCCTTCTACAACGCCGGCGTTCCGGCCGGTGGCAGCACCGAACCGTACAGCTACTGGTTCATCGCCAACGGGCCGATCGCCGCCCCGACGGGCTGCACCGTCAACGGCGACAAGTGCGACGGCACCCCCGACGTCCCGCCGACCGCGCCCGGCACACCTCGGGCGACCGCCGTCACGGCGCACTCGGTCGCGCTGAGCTGGGCCGCGGCGCAGGGCGGCGACCACCCAGTGGCCTCCTACGAGGTGCTCGGCGGCCCGGACACCGTGGCCGCCACGGGCACCTCGGCCACCGTCACCGGCCTCGCCCCGGCCACGAGTTACACGTTCACCGTGCGCGCCAAGGACAGGCGCGGAAACGTCGGACCGGCGAGCGCCCCGGTGACCGTCAAGACCGTCGACCCGGCGACCGACCCGGCACCGCCGACCGCGCCCGGCCGGCTGCGCGCCACCGGCAAGACCTCCTCCAGCGTCGGCCTGGCCTGGGACAAGTCCACCGACAACGTGGCCGTGGCCGCCTACGACGTGTACCGCGGCGGCACGCTGGCGAAGTCGGTCGGCGCGGACACCACGACGGCCACGGTCGACGGGCTCTCCCCGGCCACCGCCTACACCTTCACCGTCAAGGCCCGCGACACCGCCGACAACACCTCACCGGCGTCCAGCGCGCTGACCGTCACCACCGACGACGTGGCCGGGCCGGGCAAGCAGCTCAAGGTGGGCTACTTCGCGCAGTGGGGCATCTACGGCCGCCAGTACTTCGTGAAGAACCTGGACACCTCGGGTGCCGCTGCCAAGCTCGACGTCGTCAACTACGCCTTCGAGAACCTGGACCCGGTGAACCTCACCTGCCAGGCGGGGGTCACCAAGGGCGTCTCCGCCAACCCCCAGGACCCCGACGAGGGCACCGGCGCGGGCGACGCGGACGCCGACTACGCGCGTCCCATGTCGGCCGCCCAGTCGGTGGACGGCGTCGCCGACGACGGCTGGGCCGGACTCCGGGGCAACCTCAACCAGTTGAAGAAGCTCAAGGCCAAGTACCCGAAGCTGAAGGTGGTGGTGTCGCTCGGCGGCTGGACGTACTCCAAGTTCTTCTCGGACGCGGCCGCCACCCAGGCCTCCCGGGAGAAGTTCGTCAAGTCCTGCATCGACGTGTGGATCAAGGGCGATCTGCCCGTCTACAACGGCGCGGGCGGTCCGGGCACGGCCGCCGGGATCTTCGACGGCATCGACATCGACTGGGAGTGGCCCGGCTCCGAAGGACACCCGGGCAACCACTACGGCACCCAGGACAAGGCCAACCTGACCGCGCTGCTCGCCGAGTTCCGCAAGCAGCTCGACGCGCTCGGCGGCGAACACCGGCTGCTGACCGCGTTCACCCCCGCCGACCCCGCGAAGATCTCCGCCGGCTGGGACCTGACCCGGATCTTCGACTCGCTCGACTACGCCAACGTGCAGGGATACGACTTCCACGGCGCCGGCAGCGACAACTCCTGGGAGCCGGGGCGCGCCGGCCACGCCTCCAATCTGTACGCCGACGCCCAGGACCCGTACCCCTTCCACTTCAGCGTCGAGGACGCGGTCAAGGTCTATCTGGATGCCGGGGTCAGCCCCCGCAAGCTGACGGTGGGCTTCCCGTTCTACGGGCGCGGCTGGCAGGGCGTGACCGACGGCGGGGCCGCCGGTGAGTGGCAGGACGCGGGCGGCGCCGCGCCCGGCCAGTTCGACACCGAGGCCGGGGTGCGCGGCTACCACAACCTGATCACCAGCTTCCCCGCCATGACCGTACGCCACGACGAGCAGTCCGTCTCGACGTACGGCTACACCGGTCCGGGCGGCCAGTGGTGGTCGTTCGACGACGCCTGGTCGATCGGGAAGAAGACGGCCTGGATCAAGTCCAAGGGCCTGCTGGGCGGGTTCGTCTGGGAGATGTCCGGCGACACACCGGACGGTCGGCTGATGACCGCGCTGGACGACGGACTGAGGTAG
- a CDS encoding MerR family transcriptional regulator: protein MTDTLSSGRGAGPASLTVGQVADAAGVTANAVRFYESYGVVSAHRNSGNARRFTVDAICRIRLARAAQRVGITLKESADILAGVPPLCPDPDRWAAAGEELVRMGRERISRLQETVNELSTLGFLLADQSAARWP from the coding sequence ATGACCGACACCCTGTCCTCCGGCCGGGGAGCGGGCCCCGCCTCACTGACGGTCGGACAGGTGGCCGACGCCGCGGGGGTGACCGCCAACGCCGTCCGTTTCTATGAGAGCTACGGTGTGGTCAGTGCCCACCGGAACAGCGGCAACGCCCGCCGCTTCACGGTCGACGCGATCTGCCGGATCAGACTCGCCCGCGCCGCGCAACGTGTGGGGATCACCCTGAAGGAGAGCGCCGACATCCTCGCCGGCGTCCCGCCCCTGTGCCCCGACCCGGACCGATGGGCCGCCGCGGGGGAGGAACTCGTCCGGATGGGCCGGGAGCGCATCAGCCGGCTGCAGGAGACCGTGAACGAACTGTCCACGCTCGGATTCCTGCTGGCGGACCAGTCGGCGGCCCGGTGGCCGTAG
- a CDS encoding DHA2 family efflux MFS transporter permease subunit: MNGLTAPAARAANKANKANKANKLTRVEVRAALVLASGGLMAVLDATIVAVALPRLMETFGTSLAAAQWIITAYTLAMVATMPLAAGLAARWGARRVYLAALLGFALASVAAGVSGGLGWLIAARAAQGLAGGLMTPLGMTIGLGAVAPARRGRMMAITGLPMLVGPILGPVLGAVLLGTGSWRPLFFVTVPSALLGVVGTLAWLPADAARGRRSRLDLCGAVLLVPGLVAVAYGISAQGGPAWARITTAVLGTGSVTVFAVRALSHPEPLLRIGLLRDPTFGRGAGVLALYAAPYFGTVVLMPAYVQILRADSASVTAALMVPGTIGMGISVQCAARCLERFGPRLVVGSGLGLAIGSGLAQVIVFRPDTPYVLLGLLGFFQGAGTGAVMMPTISSSSRDLHGPDLASASSLLSLVSTIANGLGTAAVSALFTGLTAAMTGGASLSAVTDGGAAARAGYAATIVDSQRLTQAAALVVMSLALVVRLRSPRRTPAILDRQESPANPGRAS; this comes from the coding sequence ATGAACGGGCTGACAGCGCCGGCAGCGCGTGCGGCGAACAAGGCGAACAAGGCGAACAAGGCGAACAAGCTGACGAGAGTGGAAGTGCGCGCCGCGCTCGTGCTGGCGTCCGGCGGACTGATGGCGGTGCTGGACGCGACGATCGTCGCGGTCGCGCTGCCCCGGCTGATGGAGACGTTCGGCACGTCGTTGGCCGCCGCCCAATGGATCATCACCGCGTACACGCTCGCCATGGTCGCGACGATGCCGCTGGCCGCCGGTCTCGCCGCACGTTGGGGCGCCCGTCGGGTGTACCTGGCGGCGTTGCTCGGATTCGCGCTGGCCTCCGTCGCCGCCGGGGTGTCCGGCGGCCTGGGCTGGCTGATCGCCGCCCGGGCGGCGCAGGGTCTCGCCGGTGGCCTGATGACGCCCCTCGGGATGACGATCGGGCTCGGCGCGGTCGCGCCCGCGCGCCGCGGCCGGATGATGGCGATCACCGGCCTGCCGATGCTGGTCGGACCGATCCTGGGCCCGGTACTCGGCGCGGTGCTCCTGGGCACCGGATCATGGCGGCCGCTGTTCTTCGTCACCGTGCCGTCGGCACTGCTGGGCGTGGTCGGCACACTCGCCTGGCTGCCGGCCGACGCGGCACGCGGACGGCGGAGCCGGCTCGACCTGTGCGGAGCGGTGCTGCTGGTTCCGGGCCTCGTCGCGGTGGCCTACGGCATCAGCGCGCAAGGCGGCCCGGCCTGGGCACGGATCACCACGGCCGTCCTCGGTACGGGCTCGGTCACGGTGTTCGCGGTGCGGGCGCTGAGTCACCCGGAACCGCTGCTGCGGATCGGCCTGCTGCGCGATCCGACGTTCGGCCGGGGCGCCGGGGTCCTCGCCCTGTACGCGGCCCCCTACTTCGGGACCGTGGTGCTGATGCCCGCCTACGTCCAGATCCTGCGGGCGGACAGCGCGTCGGTCACGGCGGCGCTGATGGTGCCGGGAACGATCGGCATGGGAATCAGCGTGCAGTGCGCCGCCCGCTGCCTCGAACGGTTCGGTCCCCGGCTCGTCGTCGGCAGCGGTCTGGGCCTCGCGATCGGATCCGGCCTGGCCCAGGTGATCGTCTTCCGGCCGGACACCCCCTACGTGCTGCTCGGGCTGCTCGGGTTCTTCCAGGGGGCGGGGACCGGCGCGGTCATGATGCCGACGATCTCCAGTTCCAGCCGCGATCTCCATGGCCCCGACCTGGCGTCGGCCTCCTCGCTGCTGTCGCTGGTGAGCACCATCGCGAACGGCCTGGGCACGGCGGCGGTCAGCGCGCTCTTCACGGGGCTGACGGCCGCCATGACCGGCGGCGCCTCGCTGTCGGCGGTGACCGACGGGGGAGCGGCGGCCAGAGCCGGGTACGCGGCCACCATCGTGGATTCCCAGCGGCTGACCCAAGCGGCGGCCCTCGTCGTGATGTCGCTCGCCTTGGTCGTGCGGCTGCGTTCCCCGCGCCGCACCCCCGCGATACTGGACCGGCAGGAATCACCAGCGAACCCGGGACGTGCCTCATGA
- a CDS encoding NADPH-dependent FMN reductase produces the protein MTEEALDNRLRIAVVIGSVRRPRMAEPLAAWLERELGAAHWLDLDMIDLASVSLPMHEMQPGGAAASPISGRLAAADGFVFLTPEYNHSFPAPVKNVIDWHMTEWAYKPVAFVGYGGSGGIRAIEQLRAVFPELRATTVRESVLLPMPWEHLDADGRFVPPPGTEQALHTTIRELRVWAQALRSLRAADPAGRK, from the coding sequence ATGACAGAAGAAGCGCTCGACAACAGGCTCCGGATCGCCGTGGTGATCGGGAGCGTGCGCAGGCCCAGAATGGCCGAGCCCCTCGCCGCGTGGCTGGAGCGCGAGCTCGGCGCGGCGCACTGGCTCGACCTCGACATGATCGACCTCGCCTCGGTCTCCCTGCCGATGCACGAGATGCAGCCGGGCGGGGCTGCCGCGTCCCCGATCTCCGGCCGGCTCGCGGCCGCCGACGGATTCGTGTTCCTCACACCGGAGTACAACCACAGCTTCCCGGCGCCGGTGAAGAACGTGATCGACTGGCACATGACCGAGTGGGCGTACAAACCGGTCGCGTTCGTCGGATACGGGGGTTCCGGCGGCATCAGGGCGATCGAGCAGTTGCGGGCCGTCTTCCCGGAACTGCGCGCCACCACCGTCCGGGAGTCGGTGCTGCTGCCGATGCCGTGGGAGCACCTTGACGCCGACGGCCGCTTCGTTCCGCCGCCGGGCACGGAGCAGGCACTGCACACGACGATACGCGAACTGCGGGTGTGGGCGCAGGCGTTGCGTTCCCTCCGGGCCGCGGATCCGGCCGGCCGGAAATGA